The proteins below come from a single Ochotona princeps isolate mOchPri1 chromosome 13, mOchPri1.hap1, whole genome shotgun sequence genomic window:
- the FOXI2 gene encoding forkhead box protein I2: MAAHCDSLGAYSAPYRQVSATAHPQSYPRGDLGAARGGPRLWVNPALSHAPYTSGPGPAVPFAAPRYAAGDPLLGAPGGLAGADLTWLSLSGQQELLRLVRPPYSYSALIAMAIQSAPLRKLTLSQIYQYVAGNFPFYKRSRAGWQNSIRHNLSLNDCFKKVPRGQDDPGKGNYWTLDPNCEKMFDNGNFRRKRKRRGEARAAAPPGTRNPAGASPDPQASPSPPTPETAACFSSFASAMGVLAGGFGAFPGDVEADFSLGRPKTATAQSPQVPGPAPRFAPGHPSAATSFRLSHLVYSREGTEV, translated from the exons ATGGCTGCGCACTGCGACAGTCTGGGCGCCTACTCGGCCCCATACCGCCAAGTCTCGGCCACAGCGCACCCTCAAAGCTACCCGCGCGGTGATTTGGGCGCAGCCAGAGGCGGCCCACGCCTGTGGGTGAACCCGGCGCTCAGCCATGCTCCCTACACGTCGGGGCCGGGCCCAGCGGTGCCCTTCGCGGCCCCGCGCTACGCGGCCGGAGACCCGCTGCTTGGTGCCCCCGGAGGTCTGGCGGGCGCCGACCTCACGTGGCTGAGCCTCTCCggccagcaggagctgctgcgGCTTGTGCGGCCGCCCTACTCTTACTCTGCGCTCATCGCCATGGCCATCCAGAGCGCACCGCTGCGGAAGCTGACGCTCAGCCAGATCTACCAGTACGTGGCGGGCAACTTCCCCTTCTACAAGCGCAGCCGGGCGGGCTGGCAGAACTCCATCCGCCACAACCTGTCGCTAAACGACTGCTTCAAGAAGGTACCGCGGGGCCAGGACGACCCAG gCAAAGGCAATTACTGGACCCTGGACCCCAACTGCGAGAAGATGTTTGACAATGGGAACTTTAGGAGGAAGAGGAAGCGGCGGGGAGAGGCTAGAGCGGCCGCGCCCCCGGGGACCAGGAACCCTGCCGGAGCCTCCCCGGACCCACAGGCCTCGCCGTCTCCGCCCACGCCCGAGACCGCCGCCTGCTTTTCCTCCTTCGCCTCGGCCATGGGCGTTCTGGCCGGAGGCTTTGGTGCCTTTCCCGGAGATGTGGAAGCCGACTTTTCTTTGGGGAGACCGAAGACGGCCACCGCCCAAAGTCCCCAAGTCCCTGGACCCGCGCCCCGCTTCGCCCCTGGCCACCCGTCGGCGGCCACCAGCTTCCGTCTGAGTCATCTTGTCTACAGCCGGGAAGGCACCGAAGTTTAA